Proteins encoded together in one Penicillium digitatum chromosome 1, complete sequence window:
- a CDS encoding Myb/SANT-like DNA-binding domain protein — MSNRSDIPSSEDFTEYYEDLSAHWPVMPATPFLGSISPYCTESLVQSSLLTPISLPDNSFHPSPAISQHSQGYHAQDYQYNFNDPVSAPLGLGISAPFPSDFPRSSAPSPAYLYAPDPSDIPHGVAQTPSPSSQGPPPAKRARIPSLDTASLEKTSNKPINIAPNPEGVLRMEQNRQHTQPTPHILPKIRAPGRGRRDPQAEDEDAFVEELRDRQTAWRVVRQEFRERFNKDASEARLQMRLHRRLRERMVRWEESDIKLLIRAHGIWVKDKFHYLSDKMKELGDTRLYSPDQCRTQLRLLDAKKQQRDRSSESPSAMSDPAPMTSTVSRKRSRTQSLDYETDSEEATF; from the exons ATGTCTAATCGCTCGGATATCCCTTCCTCTGAGGATTTTACAGAGTACTATGAAGACCTTTCAGCCCATTGGCCCGTAATGCCAGCG ACCCCATTCCTGGGATCCATCAGCCCTTACTGCACAGAGTCTCTAGTTCAATCCAGCCTCCTGACGCCAATCAGTCTTCCGGACAACTCGTTTCATCCCAGCCCAGCAATCAGTCAGCACTCACAGGGCTACCACGCACAAGATTATCAATACAATTTCAATGACCCCGTTTCAGCTCCATTGGGTCTCGGTATCTCTGCGCCCTTCCCGAGTGATTTTCCCCGGTCTTCAGCTCCCAGTCCCGCCTATCTGTATGCTCCGGACCCAAGTGACATCCCGCATGGCGTGGCACAGACGCCTAGTCCGTCGTCCCAGGGTCCACCACCGGCCAAACGCGCCAGAATTCCATCCTTGGACACAGCCTCGCTCGAGAAGACAAGTAATAAACCAATCAACATCGCTCCCAATCCAGAAGGAGTTCTCCGAATGGAGCAGAATCGTCAGCACACCCAGCCAACTCCACACATACTCCCTAAGATCCGGGCCCCAGGCCGCGGCCGGCGTGACCCGCAAGCAGAAGACGAAGACGCATTTGTGGAAGAACTGCGAGACAGACAAACGGCCTGGAGGGTTGTGCGTCAGGAATTCCGAGAGAGATTCAACAAAGATGCCTCCGAGGCGCGCCTGCAGATGCGTCTTCATCGTCGGCTCCGAGAGCGAATGGTGCGCTGGGAAGAGTCAGAT ATAAAACTCCTAATCCGCGCCCATGGGATCTGGGTAAAAGATAAATTCCATTACCTTTCCGACAAG ATGAAAGAACTTGGCGATACTAGGCTGTACTCACCTGATCAATGTAGAACTCAACTTCGACTTCTAGACGCGAAAAAACAACAGCGTGATCGTTCAAGTGAATCGCCATCTGCTATGTCTGACCCTGCTCCCATGACATCTACCGTGTCTCGAAAACGATCTCGAACTCAGTCCTTAGATTATGAGACTGACAGTGAGGAGGCGACCTTTTAG